In one Bacillota bacterium genomic region, the following are encoded:
- a CDS encoding WD40 repeat domain-containing protein, whose translation MAVTRPVLILLMVASLLVPGCRHTTSTKDLFAFVNEARKVAIYTPRSHHALWISPEEASSCIWSQDGKHLIHTSVDDPKTNPKLRIHSIGSQEAYAVALDFDGDPTLVARMEWSPTGQHLLVSGSGYPSRVINVVDIQRRKLILKAGVWGEKWSPDGQKLAYSEVHYGGTVDLPEGGAGYCELKELTLADGNSTLLLRGDDGHSVFPWSWNGQEVVYIDTSVKGKVIKDTGGTIYTSRPSPQKPADKPAPTQMPKGIGEVRIWDFSPKTGSWLFQTVEQDGSSVIWLSVPGREIMRIGKGRYPVWQPQTP comes from the coding sequence ATGGCGGTGACACGCCCGGTTCTCATTCTACTGATGGTTGCTAGTCTTCTTGTCCCGGGTTGTCGGCATACGACTAGCACCAAAGACCTGTTTGCCTTCGTGAACGAAGCCCGAAAGGTCGCAATCTATACTCCCCGGTCCCACCATGCTCTCTGGATCTCGCCAGAAGAAGCGTCCAGCTGTATTTGGTCGCAGGATGGAAAGCACCTGATCCATACAAGTGTTGACGATCCGAAGACTAATCCGAAGCTGAGGATACACTCGATAGGAAGCCAAGAAGCGTACGCAGTTGCGCTAGACTTCGATGGAGACCCGACCCTGGTCGCCAGGATGGAGTGGTCGCCGACTGGCCAGCATCTTTTGGTCAGCGGTTCCGGTTACCCGTCCAGAGTAATCAATGTGGTCGATATCCAGAGGCGGAAGCTCATTCTCAAAGCAGGTGTCTGGGGGGAGAAGTGGTCCCCGGACGGACAGAAGTTAGCATACTCGGAAGTGCATTACGGGGGTACAGTCGATTTGCCGGAGGGCGGGGCGGGGTATTGTGAGCTGAAAGAACTCACACTGGCTGACGGGAACTCGACGCTGCTTCTAAGAGGAGACGACGGGCACTCTGTTTTCCCCTGGTCATGGAACGGTCAAGAAGTGGTCTACATCGACACGTCGGTGAAAGGCAAGGTCATAAAGGATACAGGGGGAACCATCTACACAAGTCGGCCGTCGCCCCAGAAACCAGCCGATAAGCCCGCTCCAACACAGATGCCAAAAGGAATCGGAGAAGTCAGGATCTGGGATTTCAGCCCGAAGACCGGCAGCTGGCTTTTTCAGACCGTGGAGCAGGACGGTTCTTCAGTCATATGGCTGTCCGTTCCAGGTCGTGAGATCATGCGAATCGGCAAGGGTCGATATCCAGTATGGCAGCCCCAGACCCCCTAG